A single window of Montipora capricornis isolate CH-2021 chromosome 14, ASM3666992v2, whole genome shotgun sequence DNA harbors:
- the LOC138031483 gene encoding uncharacterized protein, with protein MERIKPPSELDIDSLNLADVWKEWKEAWELYRISSGLHEKDAAIQIATIQSILGTKARLVLKTLPNIPGDITQRTVGGILTALETYCVPRKNTTYERYLFRMTIQEDRSFDIFVTDFRRRAEYCDFGAIKDSLIRDQIVVGINDPKLRERLLRETDLTLEKAVKLCRITEQSKEKSKIFISSTTQTGNIDAVKKGEPPVDSVKYSRRIMKCKFCATAHDRGNCPAYGTTCHKCNGRNHYARCCLKSKNGTEERRVRHVQIEEHENNELLEGLYIEEIQGNTRRNIQSDLLVNDIPVSFKLDTGAECNVISLGLANELNAQVQPTSMLLKSFGGHQPDTVGKCLLDTKVKEAEGSTP; from the coding sequence ATGGAACGTATCAAACCTCCCTCCGAATTGGATATTGATAGTCTCAATCTCGCAGATGTGTGGAAGGAATGGAAAGAAGCGTGGGAATTGTATCGGATATCAAGTGGCCTTCACGAAAAGGACGCTGCAATACAGATAGCAACTATCCAAAGTATTCTCGGGACCAAAGCAAGACTAGTGCTCAAAACCCTGCCAAACATTCCCGGAGACATCACGCAAAGGACTGTTGGAGGTATTTTAACAGCGCTGGAAACGTATTGTGTTCCTCGGAAGAATACAACCTACGAACGATACCTCTTCAGAATGACCATCCAAGAAGATCGCTCGTTCGATATATTTGTCACTGATTTCAGAAGAAGAGCTGAATATTGCGATTTCGGAGCGATTAAGGATTCTCTGATACGAGATCAGATTGTGGTGGGTATAAATGATCCCAAACTACGAGAGCGACTGCTACGCGAGACGGATTTGACACTCGAGAAAGCCGTCAAATTATGCAGAATCACGGAACAATCTAAGGAAAAGTCGAAAATCTTCATCTCATCAACCACTCAGACGGGTAACATCGACGCTGTAAAGAAGGGAGAGCCACCGGTGGACTCAGTAAAATACTCGCGCAGGATaatgaaatgcaaattttgTGCAACGGCTCATGACAGGGGAAATTGTCCGGCCTATGGAACCACGTGTCACAAGTGCAATGGAAGAAATCACTATGCTCGGTGCTGCTTGAAATCGAAAAATGGCACGGAAGAAAGAAGAGTTCGTCACGTGCAAATAGAGGAgcatgaaaacaatgaactgtTGGAGGGTCTGTACATCGAGGAAATTCAAGGTAATACTAGAAGGAACATTCAATCAGATCTCCTTGTTAATGACATTCCCGTAAGTTTTAAACTTGATACAGGTGCAGAATGTAATGTAATTTCCTTAGGTTTGGCTAATGAGTTGAATGCTCAGGTACAGCCAACAAGCATGCTACTCAAGTCATTTGGGGGGCACCAGCCAGATACTGTGGGCAAGTGCCTTCTTGATACGAAGGTAAAGGAGGCTGAGGGTTCAACACCCTAG
- the LOC138031484 gene encoding uncharacterized protein encodes MAPLPSERVSLSPAFTHVGIDFAGPLFVRGSASSAKAYICIFTCASSRMTHLELTGDLSTNEFFQAFIRMISRRGLCSTIWSDNAKTFKRGDHEIQQLFTQGSSVNNQLWDKIDQEKLQANLTSKGIKWKFIVERAPWHGGWWERLVRSVKEPLRKVLGKALLSYQELATVLTRIEAVINSRPLTTVSDDIRDLTPITPAHLALGRSLFSLPDLEDEVSANKSTTRQRYLYQQKLINHFWQRWWGEYLQQLSVRQKWVNEQPALKIGNLINYLIFLLNHFPFFID; translated from the coding sequence ATGGCGCCATTACCATCGGAGAGGGTGTCATTGTCTCCAGCCTTCACTCACGTCGGTATAGATTTTGCAGGGCCATTATTCGTACGAGGAAGTGCTTCCTCAGCGAAGGCTTACATTTGCATCTTCACTTGTGCCTCTTCCCGCATGACCCACCTAGAGCTTACCGGTGACTTGTCGACCAATGAATTCTTTCAGGCGTTTATTCGTATGATCAGTAGAAGAGGCCTCTGCAGCACCATTTGGTCCGACAATGCGAAAACGTTCAAGCGTGGTGACCACGAGATCCAACAGTTGTTCACCCAAGGGTCATCCGTCAATAATCAATTGTGGGACAAAATAGATCAGGAAAAGCTCCAGGCCAATTTGACCTCCAAGGGAATCAAATGGAAGTTCATCGTCGAACGCGCCCCTTGGCATGGTGGCTGGTGGGAAAGACTGGTGCGTTCCGTGAAGGAACCTCTTCGCAAGGTCTTGGGCAAAGCGTTGTTGTCCTATCAAGAGTTGGCAACCGTCCTTACCAGAATTGAAGCCGTTATTAACTCGAGACCGCTCACTACAGTAAGTGATGACATAAGAGATCTAACGCCCATAACACCAGCTCATCTTGCACTTGGTAGATCCCTGTTTAGCTTACCAGACCTCGAAGACGAAGTTTCAGCAAACAAAAGCACAACGAGGCAGCGATACCTGTATCAGCAGAAACTTATTAACCATTTCTGGCAACGCTGGTGGGGAGAGTACTTACAGCAGTTATCCGTCAGACAGAAGTGGGTGAACGAACAACCAGCTCTCAAGATtggaaatttaattaattatttgatttttcttttaaatcattttcctttttttatcgACTGA
- the LOC138031485 gene encoding uncharacterized protein produces MYVDDCLSGADDVEATVKLQQSLDKMMERGGFNLTKWASNSREVLSHIAEQEQAEASTLDFNASEPLKALGICWNTLTDCFLFSVSPSMLTVSDPETKRSLLSIASRVFDPMGLITPFTIRAKMLFQELWQRGLQWEDRLDEDIADQWRSWKSELSQLSCITIPRYFMGNIESSSSIELHGFGDASPAAYGAAVYIKCLGEAGQASTHLVMSKSRVAPAKTVSLPRLELLAAVVNARLLTFVAESLMLKVDRVVCWTDSMVTLQWIRGSSSQWKTFVVNRVAEIQSTWDPQHWKHCSGEDNPADLLTRGLPAKVLADSKLWWGGPYWLSSQCLPDQRELLNELTESVEKERKHKQTRVCAAINMEPVIDPSRYEQWLTLIRVTAFVLRGVRAFKSGTSAGSQELSAEELQDAKLSWYRQIQQEVYQAEYKRLKEDLPLPNTSAILKLDPYYDKIDHLLRVGGRLQHSDLPEGTKHPIILPHGHAVVEKIIQSVHKELLHAGPESTLSVLRQEIWLTKGRREI; encoded by the coding sequence ATGTACGTGGACGACTGCCTTAGTGGTGCGGACGACGTTGAAGCTACGGTGAAGTTGCAGCAGTCCTTAGACAAGATGATGGAACGAGGTGGATTTAATCTGACTAAGTGGGCCAGTAATTCAAGGGAAGTCCTTAGCCACATTGCAGAGCAAGAGCAGGCAGAGGCTAGTACCCTTGACTTCAATGCAAGTGAGCCGCTCAAGGCACTGGGGATATGTTGGAATACATTAACTGACTGTTTTCTCTTTAGCGTGTCACCAAGTATGCTTACTGTTAGTGACCCGGAAACGAAGAGAAGCCTGTTGAGCATCGCGTCAAGGGTTTTTGACCCTATGGGACTAATCACACCATTTACAATCAGGGCAAAAATGTTGTTCCAAGAACTTTGGCagagaggtttacagtgggagGACCGGTTGGATGAAGATATTGCTGATCAGTGGAGGTCGTGGAAATCAGAACTTTCACAGCTAAGTTGCATCACCATTCCCCGCTATTTCATGGGAAACATCGAATCAAGTTCCAGCATAGAACTCCACGGCTTTGGTGACGCTTCACCTGCGGCGTACGGTGCGGCAGTCTACATCAAGTGCTTGGGTGAAGCCGGCCAGGCATCAACTCATCTTGTCATGTCCAAATCAAGGGTGGCGCCTGCAAAGACTGTGTCATTGCCGAGACTGGAGTTACTTGCAGCTGTTGTCAATGCAAGATTGCTGACGTTCGTCGCAGAATCCCTAATGCTCAAGGTAGACCGGGTAGTGTGCTGGACTGACAGCATGGTAACTCTCCAGTGGATCAGAGGTTCAAGCAGTCAGTGGAAGACATTCGTAGTGAATCGTGTTGCTGAAATTCAGTCCACATGGGACCCACAGCATTGGAAACACTGTTCAGGGGAGGACAATCCTGCTGACTTACTGACGCGCGGATTGCCCGCAAAGGTCTTAGCTGATAGCAAGTTGTGGTGGGGTGGACCGTACTGGCTGTCTTCTCAATGCTTGCCTGATCAACGAGAGCTGCTAAATGAATTGACCGAGTCTGTGGAGAAAGAGAGGAAACACAAACAGACAAGAGTCTGTGCGGCGATTAACATGGAACCAGTGATTGATCCATCTCGATATGAGCAATGGCTGACGCTAATTCGAGTAACAGCATTTGTACTTCGAGGGGTTCGAGCCTTTAAGTCAGGAACAAGTGCAGGTTCCCAAGAGCTGTCCGCCGAGGAGTTGCAAGATGCCAAGTTGAGCTGGTACCGGCAGATACAACAGGAGGTGTACCAAGCAGAGTATAAAAGGCTGAAGGAAGACCTTCCTTTACCAAACACCAGTGCTATATTGAAGTTGGACCCTTACTACGACAAAATTGATCACTTGCTACGGGTAGGAGGTAGATTGCAGCACTCAGACTTACCAGAGGGTACCAAACATCCGATCATCTTACCGCATGGGCATGCAGTAGTTGAAAAGATCATACAAAGTGTACACAAGGAACTGCTTCATGCTGGACCTGAGAGTACTCTTTCAGTCCTACGACAAGAGATCTGGCTCACCAAGGGACGCCGTGAAATTTAA
- the LOC138031486 gene encoding uncharacterized protein: protein MLHGDWDHTTEGQRQTTLSGFVASYNAKMQQTLLQTGTAMLVADDVQRAPVRVPFDSGSQRSYITKRVAESLALDGPSEVLSVSVLGGEASQTKRMKRVSFSLTSVQDSISKPVSMEALTIDKICTPLEPVEISLENYPHLQSLILADSYPRGPVNVDILIGADFYFSFVSGKCKKGETAQAPTAVESTLGWIVGGPIEGLPCKNTQSMLSTVRIDPVTDTLKQFWELESIGIVDKGDAHMSLEEEESVRQFNEGLKFDGERYEVPLLWKSDAPPLKSNYLQAVKRLEGVERQLRRNAERANAYKDAINQYVEKGFAVEVKEAADGNEKEDQVFTSSRSLPRGQENNKMPSCF, encoded by the coding sequence ATGCTTCATGGTGACTGGGACCATACCACAGAGGGACAAAGACAGACAACATTAAGCGGATTTGTGGCTTCATACAACGCCAAGATGCAACAAACCTTATTACAGACTGGGACAGCCATGCTGGTCGCAGACGATGTCCAGAGAGCACCTGTGAGGGTTCCGTTTGACTCAGGCAGCCAAAGGTCTTATATCACCAAGAGAGTTGCTGAATCATTAGCCCTTGATGGACCTTCTGAAGTCCTTAGTGTATCCGTGTTAGGGGGAGAAGCCAGTCAAACGAAGCGAATGAAGAGAGTCAGTTTCTCACTCACCTCTGTTCAAGACAGCATTTCAAAGCCAGTTAGCATGGAGGCCCTCACCATTGACAAGATCTGCACACCACTGGAACCAGTGGAGATCAGTTTAGAAAATTACCCTCACCTGCAGAGCTTGATACTTGCTGACTCGTACCCTCGTGGACCAGTTAACGTCGATATTTTGATAGGAGCAGACTTTTACTTCTCATTTGTGAGTGGTAAGTGCAAGAAAGGGGAAACCGCTCAAGCTCCCACAGCAGTGGAGTCAACACTAGGATGGATTGTAGGAGGGCCCATTGAGGGTCTTCCTTGCAAGAACACTCAATCCATGCTGTCTACTGTGCGGATTGACCCAGTCACCGACACCCTCAAGCAGTTTTGGGAGCTGGAATCTATCGGAATTGTCGATAAAGGGGATGCTCATATGTCCTTAGAAGAAGAAGAGTCTGTTAGACAGTTCAATGAGGGACTGAAGTTTGATGGTGAACGTTATGAAGTACCGCTGCTATGGAAAAGTGATGCTCCGCCGCTGAAATCAAACTACCTCCAGGCAGTGAAGAGACTTGAGGGTGTGGAAAGACAGCTTAGAAGGAACGCAGAGAGAGCCAATGCCTACAAGGATGCCATCAACCAATATGTAGAAAAGGGGTTTGCAGTAGAAGTAAAGGAAGCAGCTGATGGTAATGAGAAAGAAGATCAGGTATTTACCTCATCACGCAGTCTTCCGAGAggacaagaaaacaacaaaatgccGAGTTGTTTTTGA